A single Candidatus Thalassolituus haligoni DNA region contains:
- a CDS encoding C4-dicarboxylate TRAP transporter substrate-binding protein: MKIRMLSLTVAAASMLAMAAPSVQAKTIRAVSGFGPAHVLATTAYPKMSEKLQEFTNGEWKIRDTPSGLLSIGEMNEGLKNGVAEMGTIIMPYFAADYSESALVAELSIVGTDNRAISSAVTEYISTCNECLAEFKANGQVYTGSDATVTYELLTTKPVRNSADLKGMRIRTAGSVFTRFVSDMGGVAVQMPSSELFEGLSSGVLDGTYSSTPDLKNSRLYDVVKYVTNIHQGVFNASAFPNVGSKLWSKMDEKERQALVHAAQYAQVASIYGWINTLEEATREGKKAGIQFLEPDDSLKAKAAQFKKDHLATVAKTLEERGVKNAQAKVDRYIALVEKWSKLVASVSSEDELAELRYQEIWAKRDLSHYGN, from the coding sequence ATGAAAATCAGAATGCTGTCTCTGACCGTCGCAGCTGCCTCCATGCTGGCGATGGCTGCGCCATCGGTGCAGGCAAAGACCATTCGTGCGGTCAGTGGTTTTGGCCCAGCCCACGTGCTGGCGACCACGGCTTACCCGAAAATGTCTGAAAAACTGCAGGAATTTACCAACGGCGAGTGGAAAATCCGCGATACCCCATCCGGTCTGCTGTCCATCGGCGAAATGAACGAAGGTCTGAAAAACGGCGTCGCCGAGATGGGCACCATTATCATGCCGTATTTTGCGGCCGACTATTCCGAAAGCGCTTTGGTGGCAGAGTTGTCGATTGTGGGTACTGACAATCGCGCTATTTCCTCTGCGGTGACCGAATACATCTCGACCTGTAATGAATGCCTGGCCGAGTTCAAGGCCAATGGCCAGGTGTATACCGGCAGTGATGCCACCGTAACCTATGAATTGCTGACCACCAAACCGGTGCGCAACAGTGCTGATCTCAAAGGCATGCGTATTCGTACCGCCGGTTCGGTGTTTACCCGTTTTGTCTCGGATATGGGTGGTGTGGCGGTGCAGATGCCTTCCAGTGAGCTGTTTGAAGGACTGTCTTCGGGTGTCCTGGATGGTACTTACAGCTCTACCCCCGACCTGAAAAACTCCCGTCTGTACGACGTCGTCAAGTACGTCACCAATATTCATCAGGGGGTGTTTAACGCCTCGGCCTTCCCCAATGTTGGTAGCAAGCTATGGAGCAAGATGGATGAAAAAGAGCGTCAGGCGCTGGTGCATGCTGCCCAGTACGCCCAGGTCGCCAGTATCTATGGCTGGATAAACACTCTGGAAGAAGCCACTCGTGAAGGCAAAAAAGCCGGTATCCAGTTTCTTGAGCCGGATGATTCACTCAAGGCCAAAGCTGCACAGTTCAAGAAAGATCACCTGGCGACCGTTGCCAAAACCCTGGAAGAACGCGGCGTGAAAAACGCTCAGGCCAAGGTAGATCGTTACATCGCACTGGTTGAAAAGTGGAGCAAGCTGGTGGCCAGTGTCAGCAGTGAAGACGAGCTGGCCGAGCTGCGTTACCAGGAAATCTGGGCCAAGCGAGATCTGAGCCACTATGGCAACTAA
- a CDS encoding TRAP transporter small permease: protein MKQLENWIGRLTIWIGCTILILMVLQIVIDVAMRSLLGAGFLATSELVSKYYMVAVSFLPIAYAEIRRRHVEATIFTDKLPPRAKLLVTLMGFILSLLVYAVLCWGTLVEAIANTSKGSYVESGVDMFYTWPSYWVLPVSFGLMVLVLLLRVITSTVELVTNRIQDHGHDPDMMNVTLAQVEE from the coding sequence ATGAAACAACTTGAGAACTGGATTGGCCGACTGACCATCTGGATTGGCTGCACCATCCTGATCCTGATGGTGCTGCAGATTGTGATCGATGTGGCCATGCGCTCACTGTTGGGAGCGGGTTTTCTCGCCACTTCAGAGCTGGTCAGCAAGTACTACATGGTGGCGGTCAGTTTTTTGCCGATCGCTTACGCCGAGATTCGTCGTCGCCATGTCGAGGCCACTATTTTCACCGACAAGCTGCCACCGCGAGCCAAGCTGCTGGTGACTCTGATGGGTTTTATTCTCTCGCTGCTGGTCTACGCCGTGCTCTGCTGGGGCACGCTGGTGGAGGCCATTGCCAACACCAGCAAGGGATCGTATGTGGAGTCGGGGGTGGACATGTTTTACACCTGGCCAAGTTACTGGGTTTTACCGGTGTCGTTCGGATTAATGGTGCTGGTACTGCTGTTGCGCGTGATTACCAGCACCGTCGAGCTGGTCACCAACCGTATTCAGGATCATGGCCATGACCCTGACATGATGAATGTCACCCTGGCCCAGGTGGAGGAATGA
- a CDS encoding TRAP transporter large permease: MEIEPVTIGFAALVGVMALIMLRVPIAVSLITVSAVGIMAIVGAESAVSMLSNIPYSFASSWTLSSVPMFLLMGYVAFHTGMTRGLFSAARAWLGWMPGGLAISAIGGASGFAAVTGSSVACSAAIGRIAIPEMHRMNYDIRTATGSVAAGGTIGALIPPSILLIIYGIQAEESINDLFVGGLALGLLSMLFYFAVIWLTYLSAPERLPGVESTTFKEKISASMDIWPVLLLIIVVFGGLFGGIFTATEAGAIGAFFTIIIGLSRKELNKERFIDSCLDTLLSSGALFMIAIGASLFTRLIALTGLSYEVADWIDGNGFSVLGILLVIVFIYLALGMFLEPIGAMLLTLPLFLPLVVEHGIDKVWFGLLVAKLLEIGMITPPVGLNVFVIHSVAKDYASLEKIFAGVLPFILADLVLVVVMLIYQNYM, translated from the coding sequence ATGGAAATCGAACCGGTCACTATCGGTTTTGCCGCCCTGGTTGGCGTGATGGCGCTGATTATGTTGCGCGTCCCCATTGCGGTCAGTCTGATCACCGTCTCTGCGGTTGGCATTATGGCCATCGTCGGAGCTGAGTCGGCGGTCAGTATGTTATCGAATATTCCCTACAGCTTTGCTTCCAGCTGGACGCTCAGCTCGGTGCCGATGTTCCTGCTGATGGGCTATGTCGCCTTTCATACCGGTATGACGCGGGGGCTGTTCAGCGCCGCTCGTGCCTGGCTGGGCTGGATGCCCGGTGGGCTGGCAATTTCCGCTATTGGTGGTGCCAGCGGCTTTGCGGCGGTGACCGGTTCATCGGTGGCCTGTAGCGCTGCGATTGGCCGGATCGCCATTCCCGAAATGCACCGCATGAATTACGACATTCGCACCGCAACCGGCTCGGTTGCAGCCGGCGGCACCATCGGCGCGCTGATTCCACCGAGTATCTTGCTGATTATTTACGGTATTCAGGCGGAAGAATCCATCAACGACCTGTTTGTCGGTGGTCTGGCGTTGGGGCTGCTGTCGATGCTGTTCTACTTCGCAGTAATCTGGCTGACCTACCTGAGTGCACCGGAGCGTTTACCCGGCGTCGAGAGCACGACCTTCAAAGAAAAAATCAGTGCCAGCATGGACATCTGGCCGGTACTGCTGCTGATCATCGTGGTGTTTGGGGGATTGTTTGGCGGCATCTTTACTGCCACCGAGGCCGGAGCGATTGGTGCCTTTTTCACCATCATTATTGGCCTGAGCCGTAAGGAGCTGAACAAAGAACGCTTTATCGACAGCTGTCTCGATACGCTGCTGTCCAGCGGCGCGCTGTTTATGATCGCAATTGGTGCCAGCCTGTTTACCCGCTTGATCGCCCTGACTGGCCTCTCGTATGAAGTGGCTGACTGGATCGACGGCAACGGCTTCAGTGTGCTGGGTATCCTGTTGGTGATCGTCTTTATCTATCTGGCGTTAGGTATGTTCCTGGAGCCGATTGGCGCGATGTTGCTGACCTTGCCGCTGTTCCTGCCACTGGTGGTTGAACACGGTATCGACAAGGTCTGGTTCGGGCTGCTGGTGGCCAAGTTGCTGGAGATCGGCATGATCACCCCACCGGTGGGGCTGAACGTGTTCGTGATTCACTCGGTGGCGAAAGACTACGCCTCGCTGGAAAAAATCTTTGCCGGGGTATTGCCCTTTATTCTTGCCGACCTGGTGCTGGTGGTGGTGATGCTTATTTACCAAAACTACATGTAA
- the fadB gene encoding fatty acid oxidation complex subunit alpha FadB, whose product MNVESFVRLEEMENGLYQLVLDAADARMNILSKAAIASLEQAIAQLPLASIKGLLITSAKDSFVAGADITEFCDSFAQSADTIFDYSMKVHRLFNRIEDLPFPTVAAVRGEALGGGMELALCADYRVVTEQARLGLPEVNLGIMPGWGGSVRLPRLIGVDNALTWMTQGRPMKAADALRAGVADAVVADDKLAAAALKVLQQAVDGRLKYLPRRGLKTRAMTLNELELAMACDTAEGMVSMFSSDHYPAARTIVQSVRASVRMNRETAGAHESRDFIQLANTAVSRSLVNLFLSDQALKRKNRQYANTGQPVAQAAVLGAGIMGGGVAYQSASTGTPILMKDITSQALEAGTAEANRLMLGQLKRKKMQPQQALATSQRIQPTLDYKGFDHADLVVEAVVENPNIKRAVLAEVEQQVGRDCVLATNTSTLTVKELVGELQRPENFCGMHFFNPVHRMPLVEIIRGEQTSDAAVSRAVSYALAMKKVPIVVNDCPGFLVNRVLLPYVHAFARLVIDGVDFERIDQVMERFGWPMGPATLADIVGMDTGHHAEGLIAAAYPDRYLTGVKTPTDALFAAGRLGQKSGAGYYRYEADKRGKLKKSSDPAAHDVIQSVVSGSLLLTDDDIVQRMMIPLCLEAMRCLEEGIADAVADIDVALINGVGFPRYLGGAFGYMDSVGLQDFVSQCDHYSDLGMAYQPTARLRDMAAAGQCFYATESATSSVTSASANRV is encoded by the coding sequence ATGAACGTGGAGAGCTTCGTTCGCCTTGAGGAAATGGAAAACGGCCTGTATCAGCTGGTTCTGGACGCTGCCGATGCCCGTATGAATATCCTCAGCAAGGCCGCCATTGCCAGCCTGGAGCAGGCGATTGCGCAGTTGCCGCTGGCATCGATCAAAGGACTGCTGATCACCAGTGCCAAGGACAGCTTTGTTGCCGGTGCCGACATTACCGAATTCTGTGACAGCTTTGCCCAGAGCGCCGATACCATCTTCGACTACAGCATGAAGGTGCACCGGTTGTTTAATCGGATTGAAGATCTGCCCTTTCCGACCGTAGCCGCTGTTCGGGGTGAAGCCCTGGGTGGTGGTATGGAACTGGCGCTCTGTGCCGACTACCGGGTGGTGACCGAGCAAGCGCGCCTGGGGTTGCCGGAAGTGAATCTGGGCATTATGCCGGGTTGGGGTGGCAGCGTGCGTCTGCCGCGACTGATCGGGGTGGATAATGCCCTGACCTGGATGACTCAGGGGCGGCCGATGAAAGCCGCTGACGCCTTGCGGGCAGGGGTTGCGGATGCGGTGGTCGCCGACGACAAACTCGCCGCTGCCGCCTTGAAAGTCTTGCAACAGGCGGTAGATGGTCGCCTCAAATATCTGCCCCGCCGTGGTCTGAAGACCCGCGCCATGACCCTGAATGAACTGGAACTGGCGATGGCCTGTGACACCGCCGAAGGCATGGTGTCGATGTTCAGCAGTGATCATTATCCGGCCGCACGTACCATTGTGCAGTCGGTGCGCGCCAGTGTGCGGATGAACCGTGAAACTGCCGGTGCACACGAAAGCCGCGACTTTATTCAGCTGGCCAATACGGCCGTATCCCGCAGTCTGGTGAACCTGTTCCTCAGCGATCAGGCCCTCAAACGTAAAAATCGCCAGTATGCCAACACTGGCCAACCGGTCGCCCAGGCGGCGGTATTGGGTGCAGGCATTATGGGAGGTGGAGTGGCTTATCAGAGCGCCTCCACCGGCACCCCGATCTTGATGAAAGACATTACCAGCCAAGCGCTGGAGGCCGGTACGGCCGAAGCCAACCGGCTGATGCTGGGCCAACTCAAACGCAAGAAAATGCAACCGCAACAGGCGCTGGCCACCAGCCAGCGTATTCAGCCAACGCTGGACTACAAGGGCTTTGACCATGCTGATCTGGTGGTCGAGGCAGTGGTGGAAAACCCTAATATCAAACGGGCAGTGTTGGCCGAAGTGGAACAACAGGTTGGCCGTGACTGCGTGCTGGCCACCAATACCTCGACCTTGACCGTCAAGGAACTGGTGGGTGAGTTGCAGCGGCCGGAAAACTTTTGCGGTATGCACTTCTTTAATCCGGTACATCGTATGCCGCTGGTGGAAATTATTCGTGGTGAGCAAACCTCGGATGCCGCCGTCAGCCGGGCGGTGTCGTATGCGCTGGCAATGAAGAAAGTCCCGATCGTGGTGAATGACTGCCCCGGATTCCTGGTCAACCGGGTATTACTGCCCTACGTACACGCCTTCGCCCGGTTGGTAATAGATGGTGTGGATTTCGAACGTATCGACCAGGTGATGGAACGTTTTGGCTGGCCGATGGGCCCGGCCACGCTGGCCGACATCGTCGGTATGGATACCGGTCATCATGCTGAAGGACTGATTGCCGCTGCCTACCCGGATCGTTATCTGACCGGCGTCAAAACCCCGACCGATGCCCTGTTTGCTGCGGGCCGTCTGGGACAAAAAAGTGGTGCCGGTTACTACCGCTATGAAGCCGACAAGCGCGGCAAACTGAAGAAATCCTCCGATCCGGCGGCGCACGACGTTATCCAGTCGGTCGTCAGTGGTTCGCTGCTGCTGACGGACGACGACATTGTTCAGCGCATGATGATTCCGCTCTGTCTGGAAGCGATGCGCTGTCTGGAAGAAGGTATTGCCGATGCGGTTGCGGATATCGACGTGGCGTTGATCAACGGCGTGGGTTTCCCCCGTTATCTTGGTGGAGCGTTTGGCTACATGGACAGCGTAGGGCTGCAAGACTTTGTCAGCCAGTGCGACCACTACAGCGATCTCGGCATGGCCTACCAGCCAACGGCGCGCCTGCGTGATATGGCCGCCGCTGGCCAGTGTTTTTACGCCACAGAATCAGCCACTTCATCCGTCACTTCAGCATCCGCTAACCGGGTTTGA
- the fadA gene encoding acetyl-CoA C-acyltransferase FadA: MNFKDNDVVIIDAARTAMGRSRGGVFRHVRADSLSARLVEGLLARNPNFNPERVEDLIWGCVNQTLEQGLNIAKGVAILADLPTGIAAQTVNRLCGSSMAGLHTAAASISAGLGDTFIVGGVEHIGHIAMTHGIDINPELSRSISSHSMNMGLTAEALGRKHSVSRQMQDAFGYRSQQRAHQATIEGRFANELMAIDGHDADGVLIAVTEDEVIRADVSLEGLSTLPPVFIPQTGTITAGTASAMADGASAMLVMSGKAAREAGLQPMARIVSMAVAGCEAAIMGYGPVPATHKALKRAGLTMQDMQTVELNEAFAAQAIPVLQDLDLLEVVDDKVNLNGGAIALGHPFGCSGTRISTTLLNVMQQQDTTLGLATMCIGMGQGISTIFERLD; the protein is encoded by the coding sequence ATGAATTTCAAAGACAACGACGTCGTCATTATTGATGCAGCCCGTACTGCGATGGGTCGTTCACGAGGCGGCGTATTCCGCCATGTACGGGCCGATAGCTTGTCCGCACGTCTGGTCGAAGGGCTGCTGGCACGTAACCCGAACTTTAACCCCGAACGAGTCGAAGATCTGATCTGGGGCTGTGTTAACCAGACATTGGAGCAGGGGCTGAACATCGCCAAAGGTGTGGCGATTCTGGCTGATTTGCCTACCGGCATTGCGGCACAAACCGTTAACCGCCTGTGTGGTTCGTCGATGGCCGGTTTGCACACCGCCGCCGCGTCCATTAGCGCCGGTCTGGGGGACACTTTCATCGTCGGTGGTGTCGAGCACATTGGCCATATCGCCATGACCCACGGCATCGACATTAACCCGGAGTTGAGCCGTTCGATCTCCAGTCACTCGATGAACATGGGTCTGACTGCCGAAGCCCTGGGTCGCAAACATAGTGTTAGCCGCCAGATGCAGGACGCCTTTGGCTACCGATCACAACAGCGTGCTCACCAAGCCACGATTGAAGGCCGCTTCGCCAACGAATTGATGGCCATTGACGGTCACGACGCCGACGGTGTGTTGATCGCGGTAACGGAAGACGAAGTGATTCGTGCCGACGTGTCGCTGGAGGGACTGTCGACCTTGCCGCCGGTGTTTATTCCACAAACCGGCACCATTACCGCAGGTACGGCGTCGGCCATGGCGGATGGCGCATCCGCCATGCTGGTGATGTCGGGCAAGGCCGCCCGTGAAGCGGGGTTGCAGCCCATGGCCAGAATCGTCTCGATGGCCGTCGCCGGGTGTGAAGCCGCAATCATGGGTTATGGCCCGGTGCCTGCCACCCACAAGGCGCTCAAGCGTGCCGGTCTGACCATGCAGGACATGCAAACCGTGGAATTAAACGAAGCCTTCGCGGCGCAGGCGATTCCGGTGCTGCAGGATCTGGATCTGCTGGAGGTGGTGGACGACAAGGTCAACCTCAACGGGGGAGCCATTGCTCTCGGACATCCGTTCGGTTGCTCGGGAACACGCATCTCCACCACGCTGCTGAACGTGATGCAACAGCAAGACACCACGCTGGGCCTGGCCACCATGTGTATCGGCATGGGACAGGGAATCAGCACCATCTTTGAGCGTCTGGACTGA
- a CDS encoding long-chain-fatty-acid--CoA ligase — MYQKNFSVWPPGQPEDLELPETTVYQNFEHSVAECADKPALVFYETCIGYQEMHNDVCRLAAWMATSAGVCKGDRVGIFSQNSPQYVIAYYAALRLGAVVVPMNPMYVEDELAYLLDNSGATLLFAALELHHAFVGVMDRRDIQVVGIEYKDYLRTATDLPIPAAIRQQDCPPDLDQHPHFIRWQQAMSCTAEVAMAELVMDDLVMLPYTSGSTGNPKGCMHNNINVQHALRGVYDWFGIGREDVILAVAPMFHVVGLQAGMNTAMARGSTLIILPRWDREVAAHAIHNFHVTVWPAVPTMAIDLINMPGFELCDVSSLRVMFGGGSSMPEAVAAKLYQLCGVTFLEGYGMTETCCPGTANPPQAPKAGCAGIPVFNTHCRIVDHDSLADMPEGDVGEVLIAGPQVMVGYWQDETANNDSFIELDGQRYLRTGDLGYVDESGYLFIVDRIKRMINASGFKVWPNQVEAVLYRHPAIKEVCVIAQKDPKRGETVKALVVVADEYPDIQAADIIEWSREHMAAYKIPRLIRFVDTLPKSGSGKVLWREIQEEEKRIIQI; from the coding sequence ATGTATCAGAAGAACTTTTCCGTCTGGCCACCGGGCCAGCCCGAAGACCTGGAACTGCCAGAAACCACGGTTTACCAGAATTTTGAACACTCGGTGGCCGAGTGTGCCGACAAGCCAGCGCTGGTGTTTTATGAAACCTGTATCGGCTATCAGGAGATGCACAACGATGTGTGTCGCCTGGCTGCCTGGATGGCCACGAGCGCCGGTGTCTGCAAGGGTGATCGGGTGGGTATCTTTTCGCAAAACAGCCCGCAGTATGTGATCGCTTACTACGCTGCTCTGCGCCTTGGCGCAGTCGTGGTGCCAATGAACCCGATGTATGTTGAAGACGAACTGGCGTACTTGCTGGACAACAGTGGGGCGACCTTGCTGTTTGCTGCGCTGGAGCTTCATCACGCGTTTGTCGGGGTGATGGATCGCCGTGATATCCAGGTGGTCGGGATTGAATACAAGGATTATCTGCGTACTGCTACTGACCTGCCGATTCCGGCGGCTATTCGTCAGCAGGATTGCCCACCAGATCTCGACCAGCACCCGCATTTTATCCGCTGGCAGCAGGCCATGTCGTGCACTGCGGAGGTTGCCATGGCCGAGCTGGTGATGGATGACCTGGTGATGCTGCCTTATACCTCCGGCTCCACCGGTAACCCGAAAGGCTGCATGCACAACAATATCAATGTGCAACACGCCTTGCGCGGCGTGTATGACTGGTTCGGTATTGGTCGCGAGGATGTGATTCTGGCGGTTGCGCCGATGTTCCATGTCGTTGGCTTGCAGGCAGGCATGAACACCGCGATGGCACGGGGTAGCACGCTGATTATTCTGCCGCGCTGGGATCGTGAGGTCGCCGCCCATGCCATTCACAATTTTCATGTCACCGTCTGGCCAGCGGTGCCGACCATGGCCATAGACCTGATTAATATGCCGGGCTTTGAGTTGTGCGATGTGTCGTCATTACGGGTGATGTTTGGCGGCGGCTCCAGCATGCCGGAGGCCGTTGCGGCCAAATTGTACCAACTCTGTGGCGTTACCTTCCTGGAAGGTTACGGCATGACCGAAACCTGCTGTCCGGGAACGGCTAATCCGCCCCAGGCCCCGAAAGCCGGTTGTGCCGGTATTCCGGTGTTTAATACCCACTGCCGTATTGTTGATCACGATAGCCTGGCCGATATGCCGGAAGGCGACGTCGGCGAGGTATTGATTGCCGGGCCACAGGTGATGGTGGGTTACTGGCAGGATGAAACAGCCAATAACGACTCTTTTATCGAACTGGATGGCCAGCGTTATTTACGTACCGGTGATCTGGGTTATGTTGATGAATCTGGGTATCTGTTTATCGTGGATCGTATTAAACGGATGATTAACGCCTCAGGTTTTAAAGTGTGGCCAAATCAGGTGGAAGCGGTATTGTATCGCCATCCTGCCATCAAGGAAGTCTGTGTTATTGCTCAAAAAGATCCGAAACGGGGTGAAACCGTCAAGGCACTGGTTGTAGTGGCTGACGAATACCCGGATATTCAGGCCGCTGATATTATCGAATGGAGTCGTGAGCATATGGCTGCCTATAAAATTCCCCGTTTAATACGGTTTGTGGATACATTGCCAAAATCTGGCAGTGGTAAGGTCTTATGGCGCGAAATTCAGGAGGAGGAAAAACGCATTATCCAGATATAA
- a CDS encoding ABC transporter substrate-binding protein: MKNILGAAFLLIVVSLANQVAAASGPIKLGLNYPSTGRFSSDGIAEAQGAMLAVEEINQNGGMAGRPIELITANTASQPEKAIDNVRQMAKQGVSMVFGGVTSTVTIAAGKEAAQHGLLYFGTLSYANQTTGEEAQRYMFRECHNSWMMAKSLAGYLLEHHSKDRIGYITADYSWGWSTESSLRGLSGTADKVVHPSFLLPFPKPRHQQMAETLDAVLQSGVDTLVITLGGQNLVAMLRMIKNNPATENLTLIATAFTLGMARNAGPYLLDGVIGTVPWSWNIPYELGYEKGQRFVEAYVRKYDQYPSSPAASAYNIVYQYKDAVERAGTLDTDSVIKALEGHRYTALKDEQVWRAFDHQNVQSVYLVKGRPRNEVIQDKYRENFFQVLQSFRGDELVRSYDEWKAVRTKAGKPTYLE; this comes from the coding sequence ATGAAAAACATCCTCGGCGCTGCATTTCTGCTGATTGTTGTCTCGCTGGCTAACCAGGTCGCAGCCGCTAGCGGCCCGATCAAGCTCGGGTTGAATTACCCATCAACCGGCCGCTTTTCCTCCGATGGTATTGCGGAGGCCCAGGGGGCCATGCTGGCGGTAGAAGAGATTAATCAAAACGGCGGTATGGCAGGACGTCCCATTGAACTGATAACCGCGAATACCGCCTCGCAACCGGAAAAGGCGATTGACAATGTCCGTCAAATGGCAAAACAGGGCGTCAGTATGGTATTTGGCGGTGTCACCAGCACGGTGACTATTGCGGCAGGAAAAGAAGCGGCTCAGCATGGGCTGCTGTATTTTGGCACCTTGAGTTATGCCAACCAGACGACGGGGGAAGAAGCCCAGCGCTATATGTTCCGTGAGTGTCATAACTCCTGGATGATGGCCAAGTCGCTGGCGGGATACCTGTTGGAGCATCATAGCAAGGATCGGATCGGTTATATCACTGCCGACTACAGTTGGGGCTGGTCGACAGAATCTTCGCTCAGAGGCTTGTCGGGTACGGCCGACAAGGTGGTGCATCCGTCTTTTTTATTACCCTTTCCCAAACCTCGTCACCAGCAAATGGCAGAGACACTGGACGCCGTGCTCCAGAGTGGCGTTGATACCCTGGTCATCACACTGGGCGGGCAAAATCTCGTCGCCATGTTAAGGATGATCAAAAATAATCCTGCTACTGAAAACCTGACGCTTATTGCCACCGCATTTACGTTGGGGATGGCCCGTAATGCCGGGCCTTATCTGCTGGACGGAGTGATTGGTACGGTGCCCTGGAGCTGGAATATCCCCTATGAACTGGGTTACGAAAAAGGCCAGCGTTTTGTTGAAGCCTACGTCCGAAAATATGACCAGTACCCGTCAAGCCCGGCTGCTTCGGCTTATAACATCGTTTATCAATACAAGGATGCCGTTGAACGTGCGGGTACGCTGGACACCGATAGCGTTATCAAGGCGCTGGAAGGTCATCGTTACACTGCGCTCAAGGATGAACAGGTGTGGCGGGCATTTGATCACCAGAATGTACAAAGTGTTTATCTGGTCAAAGGGCGGCCCCGGAATGAAGTTATTCAGGACAAATATCGGGAAAACTTCTTTCAGGTGCTGCAGTCATTTCGTGGTGATGAGCTGGTGCGGAGCTATGACGAGTGGAAAGCCGTGCGTACCAAGGCGGGCAAACCCACGTATCTTGAATAA
- the hpaI gene encoding 4-hydroxy-2-oxoheptanedioate aldolase, protein MPAPINHFKNAIRTGAVPTNRAQIGLWLGLANSYTAELLAGAGFDWLLIDGEHSPNDLRTILEQLQAIAPYPTAPIVRPVWPDSVRIKQILDLGVQTILAPMVDTAEQAAGVVAATRYPPEGIRGVGSPLARASQFNRTADYLETANEQICVLIQIETALGVTNLDSILTVEGVDGVFIGPADLSASMGHLNNPAHPEVQAVIEDCIARIVKAGKAPGILIGDETLAKRYIDLGAMFVGVGTDTGLLLKSSAELVGRFNPEKAPATSDEPSVY, encoded by the coding sequence ATGCCTGCCCCGATTAATCATTTCAAGAATGCCATCCGCACAGGTGCCGTACCGACCAACCGTGCCCAGATAGGCCTGTGGCTGGGTCTTGCCAACAGCTACACCGCCGAGCTGCTGGCCGGAGCCGGCTTTGACTGGTTATTGATCGACGGTGAGCATTCCCCCAACGATTTGCGTACCATTCTGGAACAGTTGCAGGCCATTGCGCCTTACCCGACGGCACCTATCGTGCGTCCAGTCTGGCCGGATTCCGTTCGTATCAAACAAATTCTGGATCTGGGTGTACAAACCATTCTGGCCCCCATGGTCGATACTGCCGAACAGGCTGCGGGGGTGGTGGCGGCCACCCGTTACCCGCCCGAAGGTATTCGCGGCGTTGGCAGCCCACTGGCGCGTGCTTCCCAGTTCAACCGCACGGCGGATTACCTGGAAACCGCCAATGAACAAATCTGTGTGCTGATCCAGATTGAAACCGCCCTGGGAGTAACCAACCTGGACAGCATTCTGACCGTCGAAGGCGTTGATGGTGTCTTTATTGGCCCCGCCGACCTGAGCGCCTCCATGGGTCATTTGAACAACCCCGCCCACCCGGAAGTTCAGGCCGTGATCGAAGACTGCATCGCCCGCATTGTCAAAGCAGGCAAGGCTCCCGGTATTCTGATTGGCGATGAAACCCTGGCCAAACGCTATATCGACCTCGGCGCCATGTTTGTCGGTGTCGGTACTGATACCGGTTTGCTGCTGAAATCTTCGGCTGAGCTGGTTGGCCGTTTCAACCCGGAGAAGGCACCGGCAACGTCAGACGAGCCATCGGTATATTAA